The DNA sequence GGGCTGGTCTCGGCACGGCCACCAGGGTATCCGGGCGGTGATTTCGGCGCGAAAACCGTCGCCTCGCGGGCAGAACCGCGCCCAAATCTAGAGGTTCTTGGCTCGCGAACGCGCCCGCGCCCGCAGCGTCGAGTCCAGTTCGACCTTGCGGACCCGCACCACCTCGGGGGTGACCTCGACGCACTCGTCGGCGGCGCAGAACTCCATCGCCTGCTCCAGATCGAGCTCGATCGGACGGGCCAGCGTCTCCATCACATCGGCCGTCGACGACCGCATGTTGGTGAGCTTCTTCTCTTTGGTGACATTGATGTCGAGGTCTTCGGCCCGAGGATTGATCCCCACCACCATGCCTTGGTAGGTGTCCTGGCCCGGCTCGACGAAGAACTGCCCGCGGTCGGCCAACTGGATCAGGGCGAACGGGGTGATGGACCCGGCCCGGTCGGAGACCAGTGACCCGGTGTGGCGGGCGCGGATCTCACCGGCCCACGGCTGGTAGCCCTCGAACACCGCATTGGCGATGCCGGTGCCGCGTGTTTCGGTGAGAAAGTCTGTGCGCCAACCGATCAGGCCACGGCTGGGGATGATGAACTCCATCCGCACCCAGCCGGTGGTGTGGTTGGCCATCTCGGTCATCCGGCCCTTACGTGCCGCCGCCAGCTGGGTGATGGCGCCGACGTATTCCTCGGGGCAGTCGACAGTGAGATGTTCGAACGGCTCGTGCACCTTGCCGTCGACCTTGCGCGTCACCACTTGCGGCTTGCCGACGGTCAGCTCGAAGCCCTCCCGGCGCATCTGCTCGACCAGGATGGCCAGCGCCAGCTCGCCACGGCCCTGCACCTCCCAGGCGTCCGGCCGGCCGATGTCGACCACCCGGACCGAGACGTTGCCGATCAGCTCGGTGTCCAGGCGGGTCTTCACCATGCGGGCGGTCAGCTTGTGGCCGGAGACCTTGCCCGCCAGCGGCGAGGTGTTGGTGCCGATCGTCACCGAGATCGCCGGCTCGTCGACGGTGATGCGCGGCAGCGCGACCGGAGAGGCCAGATCGGCCAGGGTGTCACCGATCATGATGTCGGGAATGCCGGCGACCGCCACGATATCTCCGGCCGCCGCTTCCTCCGTCGCGGTGCGCTCAACACCCTCGGTGACCAGCAGCTCGGTGATCTTGGCCGTGGTGGTCACCGGTTCCCCGTCGACCTCCCGCATCCAGGCGACCTGCTGGCCCTTGCGGATGCGACCGTTGTAGACCCGGATCAGCGCGAGCCGGCCCAGGAACGGCGATGCGTCGAGGTTGGTCACCAACGCCTGCAACGGCGCCTCCGGGTCACCCGACGGCGCCGGTACGTGCTCGAGCAGCACGTCGAACAGCGGGTCCAGATTCTCGCCGTCCGGGATCTGACCGTCGGCGGGCGCGGTGGTGCTGGCCACGCCAGCCCGTCCGGAGGCGTACAGCGTGGGCAATCCCAGGGCGTGCTCGGCGGCGGCCTGCGCCTCGTCGTCGAGGTCGCTGGCTACGTCGAGCAGCAGGTCGTGGCTCGCGTCGACCACCTCGGCAATGCGGGCATCGGGCCGGTCGGTCTTGTTGACCACCAAGATCACCGGCAGGTGCGCGGCCAGCGCCTTGCGCAGCACGAACCGGGTCTGCGGCAGCGGCCCCTCGGACGCGTCGACCAGCAGGACCACGCCGTCGACCATGGACAGCCCGCGCTCCACCTCGCCGCCGAAGTCGGCGTGGCCCGGGGTGTCGATCACGTTGATGACGGTGACGGTTCCATCGGCGTGGTGGCGGTGCACGGCCGTGTTCTTGGCCAGGATCGTGATGCCCTTTTCCCGCTCCAGATCCCCGGAGTCCATGACGCGCTCTTGCGCCTCACCGCGTTCCTGCAGGGCGCCCGACTGGCGGAGCATGGCGTCGACCAGAGTCGTCTTGCCGTGGTCTACGTGCGCGACGATGGCGACGTTACGAAAGTTCACCGGGCGATTCTGCCAGCGCACCCTGTCAATCGCGAAAACGTGAAAGCCACGTCACAACCCGAAGGGCGACTCGGCGGAGAACCTCTCGAGTTCCTTGACGTGCAGTTCGGTCAGCGATTGCAGGCACTGCGCCGCCGTCTCGGTCAGCTGAAGCCGGATCACCCGCTGGTCGCCGGCGTCGCGGACCCGGGTGACCAGGCCGGCCGCTTCGGCGCGCTGGATCAGTTCTCCCGCACTGTGGTGGCGCAACAGCAGATAATCCGCGATGTCGCCGACCGTCGGCCCCCGCGAGTCACCGTGGCCGCGCACCGCCAACAACAACTGGTGCTGCGCGGGGGTGAGTCCAGCCGCTTGCGCCTGGTCGGCGCTCCACCGCTCGAAGCGCCGCAACCGCGTGCGGAACGCAAGCAGTCGCGAATAGACGTCGTCAGGCAGTGGCACGTCTGTAACTTTATGCCGAGCCCCGCCGGCGTGCGCAGGTCAGCTCAGCTGTGCGGTGATCCGGATTTCAACTACCGCCCCCGGGATGGCCAGTTCGGAGATCCCGACGGCTGTCCACGCGGGATAGGGGGCGGACACGTAAGTGTCCTTGACCGCGATGAAATTCTCCATTTGAGCGGTGAGACCAACGTGGTAGGTGGTCATCTCCGTGACGTCGGCGAAGGTGAGCCCCACCTCGCCGAGCAGACCGCGCAGATTGTCGAACGCCAGGGTGATCTGCTCAGTGGGGTCCTCCGGCACCGACAGGTCAGGCCGGATGCCGATCATGCCCGAGCAGCGCAGCTGATCTCCGACGATGACGGCCGGCGCGTAGTGAAAGTTGGCGTAGATCGGCTTCATCCACTCGGGAATCACGACCTTCATGGTTGCTCCGTCCTAGGTGCCGTTGCGCACCAGCTGATCGGGGCAGTACAACTGGGCGGCGATCCCCACGAACTGGGTTCCGTGCTCGGTCGTCAGGCCGGGGTTACGGGCCTTGAGACCCTCCAAGACGTCCGGGCTCGGTTTGCCCTCGGCGATCAAACCGCACACCAGTTTCGCGGTGATGATGGCCTGGTCAGCGTTGTTGTAGGTGATGCCGGCCGCCCGCAAGGACACCAGGAAAGTGGTGTCGGTTTCGGACGGATCGGCCTGCGCCGGCGCCGCGAAGCAGACACAGCCGAGCGCGCCGAGCAGCGCCGCGCGGAATCTCACCAGCCCCTCCGTTGCGGTCGTGAACCCATCGGCTGATTCCTCCTAGCGACGTCGCGGCTGCGGTAGACGATGTACGGCCGAAACAGATACCCGATCGGCGCGCTAAATGCGTGCACCAGACGAGTGAACGGCCACAGCGCGAACAAAGTCAACGCAATCATGACGTGAACCTGGAAATACAGCGGCGCCTGCAGCATCAGATCGCCCCGCGGATCGAGCGTAAAGATCGACCGGAACCAGACCGAGACCGTCTGCCGGTAGTCATGCGCCTCGCCGTACGCGGTGGTGCCCATCAGGGTGCAGCTCATCCCGACCACCAGCGCGCACACCAGCACCGCATACATCAG is a window from the Mycobacterium sp. SVM_VP21 genome containing:
- a CDS encoding DUF732 domain-containing protein; translation: MRFRAALLGALGCVCFAAPAQADPSETDTTFLVSLRAAGITYNNADQAIITAKLVCGLIAEGKPSPDVLEGLKARNPGLTTEHGTQFVGIAAQLYCPDQLVRNGT
- a CDS encoding MarR family transcriptional regulator, whose product is MPLPDDVYSRLLAFRTRLRRFERWSADQAQAAGLTPAQHQLLLAVRGHGDSRGPTVGDIADYLLLRHHSAGELIQRAEAAGLVTRVRDAGDQRVIRLQLTETAAQCLQSLTELHVKELERFSAESPFGL
- a CDS encoding RidA family protein — its product is MKVVIPEWMKPIYANFHYAPAVIVGDQLRCSGMIGIRPDLSVPEDPTEQITLAFDNLRGLLGEVGLTFADVTEMTTYHVGLTAQMENFIAVKDTYVSAPYPAWTAVGISELAIPGAVVEIRITAQLS
- the typA gene encoding translational GTPase TypA, giving the protein MNFRNVAIVAHVDHGKTTLVDAMLRQSGALQERGEAQERVMDSGDLEREKGITILAKNTAVHRHHADGTVTVINVIDTPGHADFGGEVERGLSMVDGVVLLVDASEGPLPQTRFVLRKALAAHLPVILVVNKTDRPDARIAEVVDASHDLLLDVASDLDDEAQAAAEHALGLPTLYASGRAGVASTTAPADGQIPDGENLDPLFDVLLEHVPAPSGDPEAPLQALVTNLDASPFLGRLALIRVYNGRIRKGQQVAWMREVDGEPVTTTAKITELLVTEGVERTATEEAAAGDIVAVAGIPDIMIGDTLADLASPVALPRITVDEPAISVTIGTNTSPLAGKVSGHKLTARMVKTRLDTELIGNVSVRVVDIGRPDAWEVQGRGELALAILVEQMRREGFELTVGKPQVVTRKVDGKVHEPFEHLTVDCPEEYVGAITQLAAARKGRMTEMANHTTGWVRMEFIIPSRGLIGWRTDFLTETRGTGIANAVFEGYQPWAGEIRARHTGSLVSDRAGSITPFALIQLADRGQFFVEPGQDTYQGMVVGINPRAEDLDINVTKEKKLTNMRSSTADVMETLARPIELDLEQAMEFCAADECVEVTPEVVRVRKVELDSTLRARARSRAKNL